Proteins from one Staphylococcus sp. IVB6214 genomic window:
- a CDS encoding CHAP domain-containing protein, with the protein MKKLTTATIATLGLVTFGAATADDASAAEQLNVNSQYTTTYSEATGDYVTVDVNGNKHHTLDGNWDPSMFNNESYKFWVVDENGTYNYYYYSNDNADYSYATQNTAVATPVVNNADYNVQSADYVEAVPYTTTTANYTQQPAAAPANNNTDYNYTTTTTNTTTTTTTSAPAATGLTYGKGGQGNLYTSGQCTYYAYERSGGRVGSLWGNANNWASAARSAGYTVNNTPAAGAIMQTTAGGYGHVAYVENVGANGSVTVSEMNYTGVGQVSSRTLSASQAASYNYIH; encoded by the coding sequence CAGATGACGCATCAGCAGCTGAACAACTTAACGTAAACTCTCAATATACAACTACATACTCTGAAGCTACTGGTGACTACGTAACTGTTGACGTCAATGGTAACAAACACCACACTTTAGATGGTAACTGGGATCCATCAATGTTCAACAACGAATCATACAAATTCTGGGTTGTTGATGAAAACGGTACTTACAACTACTACTACTATTCAAATGATAACGCTGATTACAGCTATGCAACTCAAAATACAGCTGTTGCAACACCTGTTGTAAACAACGCTGACTACAACGTACAATCAGCTGACTATGTAGAAGCTGTTCCTTACACAACAACTACAGCTAACTACACACAACAACCTGCAGCTGCACCAGCAAACAACAACACTGATTACAACTACACAACAACTACAACAAATACTACAACAACTACAACTACAAGTGCTCCTGCAGCAACTGGTTTAACATACGGTAAAGGTGGACAAGGTAACCTTTACACTTCAGGTCAATGTACTTACTATGCATACGAGCGTTCAGGTGGCCGTGTAGGTTCACTTTGGGGCAATGCAAATAACTGGGCTAGCGCTGCGCGTTCAGCTGGTTACACAGTAAATAACACACCTGCAGCTGGTGCAATCATGCAAACAACAGCTGGTGGTTATGGTCACGTTGCTTACGTTGAAAACGTAGGTGCTAATGGTTCAGTTACAGTTTCAGAAATGAACTATACTGGTGTTGGTCAAGTAAGTTCACGTACTTTATCAGCTAGCCAAGCTGCTTCATATAACTACATTCACTAA
- a CDS encoding M23 family metallopeptidase, with amino-acid sequence MKRIIIVFCYICSFSILIFLTYKYQEQLFKPVTEWYEETGRHMLKPDRQTQPFGHYKNGLSFNGDNRHYGVDYHLPKNTPVLAASDGTITRTMNDRYGGKMIELQEAGHTYYQWYGHLNTFSVEEGDTVRQGDVIGMSGNTGEFTTGPHLHFQRMKSGIGNAYAIDPEPYVESLPDKQYSLFHIK; translated from the coding sequence ATGAAACGAATCATCATCGTATTTTGTTATATATGTAGCTTTTCTATACTTATTTTCTTAACGTATAAATACCAAGAGCAGCTCTTCAAACCTGTGACAGAGTGGTACGAAGAGACAGGACGCCATATGCTGAAGCCTGATCGACAAACCCAACCATTTGGGCATTATAAAAACGGTCTCTCATTCAACGGTGACAACCGCCATTATGGTGTGGATTATCACCTACCCAAGAATACACCAGTCCTAGCCGCTTCAGATGGCACGATTACACGAACAATGAATGACCGTTATGGCGGTAAAATGATTGAACTGCAAGAAGCCGGTCACACATACTATCAATGGTATGGCCATCTCAATACTTTTTCAGTTGAAGAAGGAGATACTGTACGCCAAGGAGATGTCATTGGCATGTCTGGCAATACAGGAGAATTCACCACAGGCCCGCATCTGCACTTTCAACGCATGAAAAGCGGAATCGGTAATGCGTATGCCATCGATCCAGAACCTTATGTCGAATCACTTCCAGATAAACAGTATAGTCTCTTTCATATTAAATAG
- a CDS encoding GTP pyrophosphokinase family protein, which translates to MFVEKTVPLNIENLKKEIAAYSHQSLEMTDSFEQVLQFVELEHIYGAALEEISTKLRILDEDFQLKTAHNPIHHMERRVKKLPSLIQKLKRKGLELTADTAKETIHDIAGIRVICNYLDDIYTVEKLLLQQSDIKLLKRKDYVETPKENGYKSLHLVVTVPLFLTDGVVETPVEIQLRTIGMDMWASLEHKLHYKTDKNTDSYRHLLKECADEIASVEDKMQRVHMEIQEDNQY; encoded by the coding sequence ATGTTTGTTGAAAAAACAGTCCCACTTAACATTGAAAATTTGAAAAAAGAAATTGCGGCTTATTCTCATCAAAGTCTTGAGATGACAGATAGCTTTGAACAAGTCTTGCAATTTGTGGAGTTAGAACATATATACGGTGCTGCTTTGGAAGAAATCAGTACCAAGCTACGTATTCTCGATGAAGACTTTCAATTAAAAACCGCACACAATCCAATCCATCATATGGAACGTCGTGTGAAAAAGCTACCCAGTCTCATCCAAAAACTAAAGCGTAAAGGACTTGAACTCACGGCAGACACAGCGAAAGAAACGATTCATGATATTGCAGGTATCCGTGTGATTTGTAATTACTTGGATGATATTTATACAGTAGAGAAGCTATTACTACAACAGTCAGATATTAAACTTTTAAAACGCAAAGATTATGTAGAGACGCCTAAAGAAAATGGCTATAAGAGCTTACATCTTGTTGTCACAGTTCCGTTGTTTTTAACAGATGGTGTTGTAGAAACGCCTGTGGAAATTCAATTGCGAACAATTGGTATGGATATGTGGGCAAGTTTAGAACATAAACTACATTATAAAACAGATAAAAACACAGATAGTTATCGTCATTTGCTGAAAGAATGCGCTGATGAGATTGCAAGTGTGGAAGATAAAATGCAACGTGTACATATGGAAATTCAAGAAGATAACCAGTATTAA
- a CDS encoding nitroreductase family protein, which yields MTVKNDFEDILMGRRSVKVFDPEVKIPHEEMDEIIRKATKAPSSINMQPWRFVVVESEEGKDKLRPLVQFNTRQNDTSAAMIVIFGDMLNYEYAEDIYGAAVAQGYMPQEIKDDLVGRFVEMYKQLTPAQMNDIVKVDSSLAAMQLMLVARQYGYDTNPIGGFDHAHIAETFGLDPERYVPVVIVAIGKGVEEGKRTSRLPVDKIRSYH from the coding sequence ATGACAGTGAAAAATGATTTTGAAGATATATTAATGGGTCGACGTTCTGTAAAAGTATTCGATCCAGAAGTGAAAATTCCACATGAAGAAATGGATGAAATCATCCGAAAAGCAACGAAAGCACCGTCTTCAATCAATATGCAACCTTGGCGTTTTGTCGTTGTAGAGTCAGAAGAAGGAAAAGATAAGTTGCGCCCGCTCGTTCAATTTAATACTCGCCAAAACGATACATCTGCAGCGATGATTGTTATTTTTGGTGATATGTTAAATTATGAATATGCCGAAGATATTTATGGTGCGGCAGTAGCACAAGGTTATATGCCACAAGAGATTAAAGATGATCTTGTAGGTCGCTTTGTAGAAATGTATAAGCAACTCACACCGGCGCAGATGAATGATATTGTCAAAGTGGATAGTAGTTTAGCAGCGATGCAATTGATGCTTGTAGCACGTCAATACGGTTATGATACAAATCCAATCGGTGGCTTTGATCATGCACATATCGCTGAAACATTCGGATTAGATCCGGAACGTTACGTACCTGTTGTAATTGTAGCAATAGGTAAGGGTGTCGAAGAAGGGAAGCGCACATCACGCTTGCCAGTCGACAAGATCCGCAGTTATCACTAA